In one Sander lucioperca isolate FBNREF2018 chromosome 7, SLUC_FBN_1.2, whole genome shotgun sequence genomic region, the following are encoded:
- the endouc gene encoding poly(U)-specific endoribonuclease-C, translating into MAARFCGVLALFTVFLSGLNASRPAVNQELSNLFNELWRLDVNRMTPVTDYTIFVQGRAGFVNQGSNVVQDHASQPLFSNVNENKLKNITTVSRFMKLLDNYERSIGMSERVTTEELTEINLFLDAVLETDVMKRAHKYLVSKGQSSSNLALFKSQLHLIWFKLYHRQRNTGLDSSGFEHVFVGETKSGTEIIGFHNWIQFYLQEKSTHLDYKGYKARERDIPDQDDHVLNLQFSWHGTVKPVGSAFIGTSPEFEMALFTIVFLMNTERSTTVLVNIDQCQMELVVIRHGRSLGTAYPKLLSSNNRHVRQYSH; encoded by the exons ATGGCTGCaag GTTCTGTGGAGTCCTTGCCCTTTTTACTGTGTTCCTCAGTGGACTGAATGCATCAAG GCCAGCTGTAAACCAGGAACTATCCAATCTTTTCAATGAGCTGTGGAGGTTGGATGTGAATCGTATGACGCCTGTGACAGACTACACAATCTTTGTTCAG GGTAGAGCCGGTTTTGTAAACCAGGGCAGCAATGTTGTACAAGATCACGCCTCTCAGCCTTTGTTCTCCAACGTTAACGAGAACAAACTGAAGAACATAACCACTGTCTCCC GGTTCATGAAACTCCTGGACAACTATGAGCGATCCATAGGCATGTCAGAACGAGTCACAACAGAGGAGCTGACAGAGATTAATCTCTTCCTGGATGCCGTCTTAGAGACAGATGTCATGAAG CGGGCTCATAAGTACCTGGTGAGCAAAGGACAGTCCAGCTCCAACCTGGCGCTCTTTAAGAGTCAGCTGCATTTGATCTGGTTCAAGCTCTACCACAGACAGCGAAACACAGG CCTGGACTCCAGTGGATTCGAGCATGTGTTTGTTGGAGAGACTAAATCTGGAACAGAAATCATCGGTTTCCATAACTGGATCCAGTTCTACCTGCAAGAAAAAAGCACGCACTTGGACTACAAAGGATACAAGGCCAGAGAACGTGACATA CCCGATCAAGACGACCATGTTCTGAACCTCCAGTTCAGCTGGCACGGCACTGTGAAGCCCGTTGGCAGCGCCTTCATCGGGACCAGCCCGGAGTTTGAGATGGCGCTCTTCACCATCGTCTTCCTCATGAACACAGAGAGGAGCACCACAGTGCTGGTCAACATCGACCAGTGTCAGATGGAGCTGGTGGTCATCAGACACGGACGCTCCCTCGGGACTGCGTATCCCAAGCTGCTCAGCAGCAACAACCGACACGTTAGGCAGTACTCACACTGA